In Micromonospora sp. WMMD980, the following are encoded in one genomic region:
- a CDS encoding HNH endonuclease translates to MDAVLVINADLGPLHRVTVQHAIRMLCRRVAEIHEADPDRLIGVFPLPRVVRLVRYVVTRWRFRAGPAWSRAGVLARDGRRCAYCDGPAGTIDHVLPRSRGGRNTWGNTTAACYACNQRKGDRTPAEAGMPLRREPTTPNWASLAR, encoded by the coding sequence GTGGACGCCGTCCTCGTCATCAACGCCGACCTCGGCCCGCTGCACCGGGTCACCGTCCAGCACGCGATCCGGATGCTCTGCCGGCGGGTCGCCGAGATCCACGAGGCCGATCCGGACCGGCTGATCGGCGTCTTCCCGCTGCCGCGGGTGGTCCGCCTCGTCCGGTACGTGGTGACCCGCTGGCGGTTCCGCGCCGGCCCGGCCTGGTCCCGGGCCGGAGTGCTGGCGCGTGACGGCCGGCGGTGCGCCTACTGTGACGGCCCGGCCGGCACGATCGACCACGTCCTGCCCCGCTCGCGGGGCGGCCGGAACACCTGGGGGAACACCACCGCCGCCTGCTACGCGTGCAACCAGCGCAAGGGCGACCGGACCCCAGCCGAGGCGGGCATGCCGCTGCGGCGGGAGCCGACGAC
- a CDS encoding FAD-dependent oxidoreductase, with protein MGLSQRVGRLIGVREHMVDPGGGGAPRVPRSTSALVVGGGIAGMSAAVVLAERGVAVTVLEAAPHLGGRLGAWPEELPDGAQQNEHGFHAFFRQYWNWRSILRRADPTLGFLKPIPGYPILSAQWPTEEFGKLPPAPPANLLALLLRSPSLRLADLRSMDRDAALPLLTYDPVRTYAEFDERTADELLTSLRLPDRARAMLFEVFSHSFFNHEAEMSAAEMIAQFHFYLLGNPEGLAFDCPDQDYATAIWEPLTRHVEKHGGRVLTGAPAARLDRTPEGWRVTGANGDTWAAGHVVLAVDPPALAALVTASPGLAAVAPELVARMPAFGRPGPPYAVARYWMDGDVRPDRAVFSGVSRQPTLDSVTLYHRLEAEPRRWAERTGGSVVELHAYACEPDVPADELAARMLRELTALWPEVADLRVRELRARVEAQAPAFTPGSHAGRPGVRTDAEGLYLAGDGIRTEFPSALMERSAATGIIAANHILRAEGAAAEPVRSIRPRGLLARTADKRS; from the coding sequence GTGGGGCTGTCGCAAAGGGTTGGTCGGCTCATCGGCGTACGGGAGCACATGGTGGACCCGGGCGGCGGTGGCGCGCCCCGCGTGCCCCGGTCGACGTCGGCGCTTGTGGTCGGTGGCGGCATCGCCGGCATGTCGGCGGCGGTGGTGCTGGCCGAGCGCGGGGTGGCGGTGACCGTGTTGGAGGCCGCGCCGCACCTGGGTGGCCGGCTCGGCGCCTGGCCGGAGGAGCTTCCCGACGGCGCCCAGCAGAACGAGCACGGATTCCACGCGTTCTTCCGGCAGTACTGGAACTGGCGCTCGATCCTGCGCCGGGCCGACCCGACGCTGGGCTTCCTCAAGCCGATCCCGGGCTATCCGATCCTCTCCGCGCAGTGGCCGACCGAGGAGTTCGGCAAGCTGCCGCCGGCCCCGCCGGCCAACCTGCTGGCCCTGCTGCTGCGCAGCCCCAGCCTGCGCCTGGCCGACCTGCGGTCGATGGACCGGGACGCGGCGCTGCCGCTGCTCACCTACGACCCGGTGCGCACCTACGCGGAGTTCGACGAGCGCACCGCCGACGAGTTGCTCACCTCGTTGCGCCTGCCGGACCGGGCCCGGGCGATGCTGTTCGAGGTCTTCTCGCACTCGTTCTTCAACCACGAGGCGGAGATGTCGGCCGCCGAGATGATCGCGCAGTTCCACTTCTATCTGCTCGGCAATCCGGAGGGGCTGGCGTTCGACTGCCCGGACCAGGACTATGCGACGGCGATCTGGGAGCCGCTGACCCGGCACGTGGAGAAACACGGCGGCCGGGTGCTGACCGGCGCTCCGGCGGCCCGGCTGGACCGGACGCCGGAGGGCTGGCGGGTGACCGGCGCGAACGGCGACACCTGGGCGGCCGGGCACGTGGTGCTCGCCGTCGACCCACCGGCGCTCGCCGCGCTGGTCACCGCCTCGCCCGGCCTGGCCGCGGTGGCGCCCGAGCTGGTGGCCCGGATGCCCGCGTTCGGCCGGCCCGGTCCGCCGTACGCGGTGGCGCGCTACTGGATGGACGGGGACGTCCGCCCGGACCGAGCGGTGTTCAGCGGCGTCTCCCGCCAGCCCACGCTGGACTCGGTGACGCTCTACCACCGGCTGGAGGCGGAGCCGCGCCGCTGGGCGGAGCGCACCGGCGGCTCGGTGGTGGAGCTGCACGCGTACGCCTGCGAGCCGGACGTGCCGGCGGACGAGCTGGCCGCGCGGATGCTGCGGGAGCTGACCGCGCTCTGGCCGGAGGTGGCCGACCTGCGGGTCCGCGAGCTGCGCGCCCGGGTCGAGGCGCAGGCGCCGGCGTTCACGCCGGGCAGCCACGCCGGCCGTCCCGGGGTACGCACCGACGCCGAGGGGCTCTATCTGGCCGGGGACGGGATCCGGACCGAGTTCCCGAGCGCGTTGATGGAGCGTTCGGCGGCGACCGGGATCATCGCGGCGAACCACATCCTGCGGGCCGAGGGCGCGGCGGCGGAGCCGGTCCGCTCGATCCGTCCCCGGGGGCTGCTGGCGCGAACCGCCGACAAACGATCGTAA
- a CDS encoding MSMEG_6728 family protein produces MQTFLPYPDFLASARTLDQKRLGKQRVEAIQVLRGLTRPDYGWRNHPAVKMWAGYEEALTRYGLDMCAVWCEPGRADTCAATLATDLAAACGVTTVRRQDELAATGDVPPWLGREDLHRSHRSSLLRKDPTHYTPLFPADTPLDLDYVWPPSDRPRRA; encoded by the coding sequence ATGCAGACGTTCCTGCCGTATCCGGACTTCCTGGCCAGCGCCCGGACGCTGGACCAGAAGCGGCTGGGCAAGCAGCGCGTGGAGGCCATCCAGGTGCTGCGCGGGCTGACCCGACCCGACTACGGGTGGCGCAACCACCCGGCGGTGAAGATGTGGGCCGGGTACGAGGAGGCGCTGACCCGCTACGGGCTCGACATGTGCGCGGTGTGGTGCGAGCCCGGCCGGGCGGACACCTGCGCCGCCACGCTCGCCACCGACCTCGCCGCCGCCTGCGGCGTCACCACCGTCCGCCGCCAGGACGAGCTGGCCGCCACCGGGGACGTCCCGCCCTGGTTGGGCCGCGAAGACCTGCATCGCAGTCACCGTTCGTCGCTGCTGCGCAAGGACCCCACCCACTACACCCCGCTCTTCCCCGCCGACACCCCGCTCGACCTGGACTACGTCTGGCCCCCTTCCGACCGCCCCCGCCGAGCGTGA
- a CDS encoding NAD-binding protein has product MAEPLRDRARRATGWRFRPNGDERPHYVVCGSDPLAYWVVRALLATDPAAGQVRVTLVVPERRRSDGPDGRDVPGVRVVLADRLDEAAFRRAGLAGAAGLALLHQDDVGNMHAALCAQEVEPRLRLVVRMYNTNLADGLRQLFPDSAIISDASMAAPAFVAAALGEVAPTHFRHAGRTLYVARRADVRPRDVVCGLAVTTDPELVRVLPADEAAADVVLAEATGQPPGTELAARRLVRARRRRQPVEVLLRAVRSFATRKIGMAVLVLLGVIAVLGWLNARAADVTWSEALYLTLVTTLSGQDPDVNKPVAAQVMQVVLNLAGLALIPLITAAVVDGIVNARLALHAGRIQPDRSGHVVVVGLGNIGTRVMAQLHDFGVEVVAIDKNPDARGAALAHRLGVPVIVGDAGLEETLRSASVDTSQALVVVSTDDGANLRAALIARSLDPDLRVVLRLFDGDFAERIQQAFGIGISRSVSYLAAPSFAAALLDRAVIATIPVDRHALLVTEVPVVAGSPLDGRPLGAVARPGEVRLLAHTRTGQKADWSVDPRVVLGAGDRLTVVARRAGLTALLRETTPAPAAPPTPREPAE; this is encoded by the coding sequence ATGGCCGAGCCCCTGCGCGACCGCGCGCGCCGTGCGACCGGGTGGCGGTTCCGGCCGAACGGGGACGAACGACCCCATTACGTGGTCTGCGGCTCCGATCCGTTGGCCTACTGGGTGGTCCGGGCGTTGCTCGCCACCGACCCGGCCGCCGGCCAGGTCCGGGTCACGCTCGTGGTGCCGGAGCGCCGCCGCTCCGACGGCCCGGACGGGCGGGACGTGCCGGGCGTGCGCGTCGTCCTGGCGGACCGGCTCGACGAGGCCGCGTTCCGTCGGGCCGGGTTGGCCGGCGCGGCGGGGTTGGCCCTGCTGCACCAGGACGACGTGGGCAACATGCACGCGGCGCTCTGCGCGCAGGAGGTCGAGCCGCGACTGCGCCTGGTGGTGCGGATGTACAACACCAACCTGGCGGACGGGCTGCGGCAGCTCTTCCCCGACTCGGCGATCATCTCCGACGCCTCGATGGCCGCGCCCGCGTTCGTCGCCGCCGCGTTGGGCGAGGTGGCACCCACCCATTTCCGGCACGCCGGCCGCACCCTCTACGTGGCCCGCCGCGCCGACGTACGCCCGCGGGACGTGGTGTGCGGGCTGGCCGTCACCACCGACCCGGAGCTGGTCCGGGTGCTGCCCGCCGACGAGGCGGCGGCCGACGTGGTGCTGGCCGAGGCGACCGGCCAGCCGCCCGGCACCGAGCTGGCCGCCCGCCGGCTGGTGCGGGCCCGGCGGCGCCGGCAGCCGGTGGAGGTGCTGCTGCGCGCCGTGCGCAGCTTCGCCACCCGCAAGATCGGCATGGCGGTGCTGGTGCTGCTCGGGGTGATCGCGGTGCTGGGCTGGCTGAACGCCCGCGCCGCCGACGTCACGTGGAGTGAGGCGCTCTATCTCACCCTGGTCACCACGCTCAGCGGCCAGGACCCGGACGTCAACAAGCCGGTCGCCGCCCAGGTGATGCAGGTGGTGCTCAACCTGGCCGGGTTGGCGCTGATCCCGCTGATCACGGCCGCGGTGGTCGACGGCATCGTCAACGCCCGGCTGGCCCTGCACGCCGGCCGGATCCAGCCCGACCGTTCCGGTCACGTGGTGGTCGTCGGGTTGGGCAACATCGGCACCCGGGTGATGGCCCAGTTGCACGACTTCGGCGTCGAGGTGGTGGCGATCGACAAGAATCCCGACGCGCGCGGCGCCGCGTTGGCGCACCGGCTGGGCGTGCCGGTGATCGTCGGGGACGCCGGCCTGGAGGAGACGCTCCGGTCCGCCTCGGTCGACACCAGCCAGGCGCTGGTGGTGGTCTCCACCGACGACGGGGCGAACCTGCGGGCCGCGCTGATCGCCCGTTCCCTCGACCCCGACCTGCGGGTGGTGCTGCGGCTGTTCGACGGCGACTTCGCCGAGCGGATCCAGCAGGCGTTCGGCATCGGCATCTCGCGCAGCGTCTCCTACCTGGCCGCGCCGTCGTTCGCGGCGGCCCTGCTGGACCGCGCGGTGATCGCCACCATCCCGGTGGACCGGCACGCGCTGCTGGTCACCGAGGTGCCCGTGGTGGCCGGCTCCCCACTGGACGGCCGCCCGCTCGGCGCGGTCGCCCGCCCCGGCGAGGTGCGCCTGCTCGCGCACACCCGCACCGGGCAGAAGGCCGACTGGTCGGTCGACCCGCGCGTGGTGCTGGGCGCCGGGGACCGGTTGACCGTGGTGGCCCGGCGGGCCGGGCTGACCGCCCTGCTGCGGGAGACCACGCCCGCGCCGGCCGCGCCCCCCACCCCGCGCGAGCCGGCGGAGTGA
- a CDS encoding APC family permease, which translates to MERLARRLGVPDAVVIGLGAMLGAGVFVVFAPAASAAGGAGLLVALALAGFVAFCNATSSARLAALHPESGGTYVYGRERLHPFAGFVAGWGFVVGKTASCAAMALTIGAYLWPGRARLLAVLAVVAVTAVNLRGIGKTAAVTRALVAVVLTVLAVVAVTGAPRVAGDRLTGLADAGTHGVLTAAGLLFFAFAGYARIATLGEEVRDPARTIPRAVPLALGAVLALYLTLAVVALGVLGADRLAVSAAPLVDVVTAAGRPGLAWLVRAGAAGAVTGVLLSLLAGVGRTTLAMARRGDLPGALAAVHPRHRVPHRAELAVAAVVIVVVALGDVRGAIGFSSCTVLVYYAITNAAALTLGRSLLAALGLVGCLVLAVSLPLPSVLAGFGVLALGALVYAIRRR; encoded by the coding sequence GTGGAACGGCTGGCGCGGCGACTCGGCGTACCCGATGCGGTCGTCATCGGTCTGGGCGCGATGCTCGGCGCGGGCGTCTTCGTGGTCTTCGCCCCGGCCGCGTCGGCGGCCGGTGGCGCCGGGCTGCTCGTCGCGCTCGCGCTGGCCGGCTTCGTCGCGTTCTGCAACGCCACCAGCTCGGCGCGGCTCGCCGCGCTCCACCCCGAGTCCGGCGGCACCTACGTCTACGGCCGGGAACGGCTGCACCCGTTCGCCGGTTTCGTCGCCGGGTGGGGTTTCGTGGTCGGCAAGACGGCGAGCTGCGCGGCGATGGCGCTGACCATCGGCGCCTACCTGTGGCCGGGCCGGGCGCGGCTCCTCGCGGTCCTCGCGGTGGTGGCGGTGACCGCGGTGAACCTGCGCGGCATCGGCAAGACCGCCGCCGTCACCCGGGCGTTGGTCGCGGTGGTGCTCACCGTGCTGGCGGTGGTGGCGGTGACCGGCGCGCCGCGGGTGGCCGGCGACCGCCTCACCGGGCTCGCCGACGCCGGGACACACGGTGTGCTCACCGCCGCCGGCCTGCTCTTCTTCGCCTTCGCCGGGTACGCGCGGATCGCCACGCTGGGCGAGGAGGTCCGCGACCCGGCACGCACCATCCCGCGCGCGGTGCCGCTGGCGCTCGGCGCGGTGCTGGCGCTCTACCTGACGCTTGCCGTGGTCGCGCTCGGCGTGCTCGGTGCCGACCGGCTCGCCGTCTCGGCGGCACCGCTGGTCGACGTGGTGACCGCGGCCGGCCGGCCCGGGCTGGCCTGGCTGGTGCGCGCCGGGGCCGCCGGGGCGGTGACCGGCGTGCTGCTCTCCCTGCTCGCCGGCGTCGGCCGCACCACGCTGGCGATGGCCCGCCGCGGCGACCTGCCGGGCGCGCTGGCCGCCGTGCACCCACGCCACCGGGTGCCGCACCGGGCCGAGCTGGCGGTGGCCGCCGTGGTGATCGTGGTGGTGGCGCTCGGCGACGTCCGTGGCGCGATCGGCTTTTCCAGCTGCACCGTGCTGGTCTACTACGCGATCACCAACGCGGCGGCGCTGACGCTCGGCAGGTCGCTGCTCGCCGCGCTGGGGCTGGTCGGCTGCCTGGTGCTCGCGGTCAGCCTGCCGTTGCCGAGCGTGCTCGCCGGGTTCGGCGTGCTCGCCCTCGGCGCGCTCGTGTACGCCATCCGCCGCCGCTGA
- a CDS encoding phosphatase PAP2 family protein yields MRLRPVRPAGWWFDGLLLTALVALTVTLASGHLFGLDRAVADWSAAHRPTAARWVAMALNLLGQGTPLTLLAAGLGVLLALRVRSVRAVLPPVTAFVLTFFTIGPLKVWTARPAPSASVKEPFLPPEQTLPLFQHELPVRFAQSYPSGHVANAIVWYGVLALLLAPLLRTVGRVVPPRLVTVVRVMPPAIVFCTTVYLGWHWLTDSVAGLLLGLLLDRLLRRVPWNALPLPARLGAWARAADGLD; encoded by the coding sequence CTGCGCCTGCGGCCCGTCCGGCCGGCCGGGTGGTGGTTCGACGGGCTGCTGCTCACCGCGCTGGTGGCGCTGACCGTGACGCTCGCCTCGGGTCACCTGTTCGGGCTCGACCGGGCGGTCGCCGACTGGTCGGCCGCGCACCGGCCGACCGCCGCCCGCTGGGTCGCGATGGCGCTCAACCTGCTCGGTCAGGGCACCCCGCTGACGCTGCTGGCGGCCGGGCTGGGTGTGCTGCTGGCGCTGCGGGTGCGCTCGGTGCGGGCGGTGCTGCCGCCGGTGACCGCGTTCGTGTTGACGTTCTTCACGATCGGCCCGCTGAAGGTGTGGACCGCCCGCCCGGCGCCGAGCGCGAGCGTGAAGGAGCCGTTCCTGCCGCCCGAGCAGACGTTGCCACTGTTCCAGCACGAGCTGCCGGTGCGCTTCGCCCAGTCGTACCCGTCGGGGCACGTCGCCAACGCGATCGTCTGGTACGGCGTGCTCGCCCTGCTGCTGGCGCCGCTGCTGCGCACGGTCGGCCGCGTCGTGCCGCCCCGGCTGGTCACCGTGGTCCGGGTCATGCCGCCGGCGATCGTCTTCTGCACCACCGTCTACCTGGGCTGGCACTGGCTCACCGACTCGGTGGCCGGGCTGCTGCTCGGGCTGCTGCTGGACCGGCTGCTGCGCCGGGTGCCCTGGAACGCCCTGCCCCTGCCGGCGCGCCTCGGGGCCTGGGCCCGGGCGGCCGACGGGCTCGACTGA